In the genome of Streptomyces fagopyri, the window AGGAGAGCCGGAACAGGACGTTCTGCATGCGCAGGGGACCGAGTTCGGGGTCGGCGACGGTCGTGATCGTGTCCAGCGCCTCGTACTGGGCGTCCTCCATCACATCGGCGACGTCCTGGATCGGGGCCACCGCCGCCTCCGCCTTCTCGAAGGCCTCCAGCACCTCGGCGCGGTCGCGGCGGGCGATCCAGGCGCCCACCGCCTCGTCCAGGACGTCCGTGTGGAGCGCCCGGTCCGCGCCGGTCGCGAACCACGGTTCGTCGATCAGGTCCGGGCGTCCGACCAGCCGCATCACCCGCTCGGCGATCGACTGCGCGGAGGTCGAGACGGCGACCCACGAACCGTCCGCCGTGCGGTAGGTGTTGCGGGGCGCGTTGTTCGCGGAGCGGTTGCCGGTGCGGGGCTGGACGTGGCCGAGCTGGTCGTACCAGAGCGGCTGCGGGCCCAGCACGGTGAGGATCGGCTCGATGATCGCCATGTCGACGACCTGGCCGAGGCCCGAGGTCTCGCGGGCGCGCAGGGCCGTCATCACGGCGTACGCCGTCGTCAGGCCCGCGATCGAGTCGGCCAGGCCGAAAGGGGGCAGGACCGGGGGCGTGTCCGGTTCGCCGGTGATCGCCGCGAAGCCGCTCATGGCCTCCGCGAGCGTGCCGAAGCCGGGGCGGTGCGCGTAGGGGCCGAACTGGCCGAAGGCGGTGACGCGGGCGAGTACGAGCCGGGGATTGGCGGCGGAGAGTTCCTCCCAGCCCAGGTCCCACTTCTCCAGGGTGCCGGGGCGGAAGTTCTCGATGATCACGTCGGCCCGCGCGGCGAGCCGCAGAAGGGTGGCGCGGCCACCGGGTTTCGACAGGTCGAGGGTGATCGTGCGCTTGTTGCGGCCGAGGAGCTTCCACCACAGGCCGATGCCGTCCTTCGAGGGGCCGTGGCCCCGGGACGGGTCGGGCTTGGCCGGGTGCTCGACCTTGACGACCTCGGCGCCGAAGTCGCCGAGCAGGGTGGCGGCGAGCGGGCCGGCGAAGAGGGTGGCGAGGTCGAGGACGCGCAGGCCGGTGAGCGGGCCTGGCCCGGGACGCGCGCTCATGACGTGGACTGCGCGTGGTGTGTGTACGGCGCGGCCTCGGCGTCGATCTCGGAGCGGTACGGCATCGAGGACGTGGCCCCGATCCGCTGTACGGACAGCGCGGCGGCGGCCGACGCCCAGGCGAGGGCCTCCGGCATGGGGCGGCCCTCGGCGAGCGCGACCGCGAGGGTGCCGACGAAGGTGTCGCCCGCGCCGGTCGAGTCCACGGCGTCGACGCGGGGCGCGGGGACCGTGAGGGGGGCGGCGCCCCGGGCCGCGTACAGGCTGCCCGCGGCGCCCAGGGTGACGACGACCTCCGGCACATGGTCGAGCAGCGCGGTGGCCGCCTCACGGGGGTCGGGGGTGCCGGTCAGCGCGGCGGCCTCGTACTCGTTGGGCACCAGCAGGTCGATGGAGGCCAGGAGCTGGGCCGGCAGGGGTTGTGCGGGGGACGGGGTCAGGATGGTGCGGACGCCGTGCCGGCGGGCGGCCTCGGCGCCCGCGACGACGGCGGCGAGCGGGATCTCCAGCTGGAGCAGGAGCGCGTCGGCGGTGGTGATGAGGCCCTCGTCGCCGGGGGCGAGGTGGTCGACGGTGCCGTTGGCGCCGGGGATGACGACGATCGCGTTGCCGCCCTGGTCGTCCACCACGATGTGCGCGGTGCCGGACGGGCCCTCGGTGGTGCGCAGGTGGTCGGTGTCCACGCCGGAGTGCTCCAGGGCGGAGCGGAGCTGGGAGCCGAAGGAGTCGACGCCGACCGCGCCGATCAACGTGACGTCCGCGCCCGCGTGGGCCGCGGCGACGGCCTGGTTGGCGCCCTTGCCGCCGGGGATCGTACGGAACTCCCGTCCCGTCACGGTCTCTCCGCGCTGCGGGGCCCTGGCGACGTACGTGACGAGGTCCATGTTCGTGCTGCCGAGCACGGCGATGTGGGTCATGGGTGACGGGTCTCCCGGTGCGTGAGCTGGGCGAGGGTGTCGAAGCCGATGCCGTTGAAGTCGGTGAGGGAGGTGGCCAGACGGTTCTTGAGCGGGGTGGTCCAGCGCTCCGGCAGGGCGTCGGGGGCGCCGGCGAGCAGGCCCGCGACGCTGCCCGCGGTGGCGCCGTTGGAGTCGGTGTCCCAGCCGCCGGACACCGCGCGGCAGACGGACCCGGTGAAGTCGCCGTCCGCGTGGGTGAGGGCGGCGGCGATCAGGGCGGTGTTGGGGAGGGCGTGGACCCAGTGGTAGTCGCCGTAGGTGGTGTGCAGGACGTCGACGACCTTCTCGAAGTCCACGGTCGAGTGGGCGAGCCGGACGGCGTGGTGGACCGCCTTCGCCAGCCGGGAGGCGGGGGGTACGACGGTCAGGCCGGTGCGCAGGCAGGCGTGGATGTCGCTGCGGCCGGTGGCGGCCTCGGCGACGGTGGC includes:
- a CDS encoding CaiB/BaiF CoA transferase family protein, with the protein product MSARPGPGPLTGLRVLDLATLFAGPLAATLLGDFGAEVVKVEHPAKPDPSRGHGPSKDGIGLWWKLLGRNKRTITLDLSKPGGRATLLRLAARADVIIENFRPGTLEKWDLGWEELSAANPRLVLARVTAFGQFGPYAHRPGFGTLAEAMSGFAAITGEPDTPPVLPPFGLADSIAGLTTAYAVMTALRARETSGLGQVVDMAIIEPILTVLGPQPLWYDQLGHVQPRTGNRSANNAPRNTYRTADGSWVAVSTSAQSIAERVMRLVGRPDLIDEPWFATGADRALHTDVLDEAVGAWIARRDRAEVLEAFEKAEAAVAPIQDVADVMEDAQYEALDTITTVADPELGPLRMQNVLFRLSSTPGAVRWAGRPHGADTDTVLTELGLSGDEITALRSEGAL
- the rbsK gene encoding ribokinase codes for the protein MTHIAVLGSTNMDLVTYVARAPQRGETVTGREFRTIPGGKGANQAVAAAHAGADVTLIGAVGVDSFGSQLRSALEHSGVDTDHLRTTEGPSGTAHIVVDDQGGNAIVVIPGANGTVDHLAPGDEGLITTADALLLQLEIPLAAVVAGAEAARRHGVRTILTPSPAQPLPAQLLASIDLLVPNEYEAAALTGTPDPREAATALLDHVPEVVVTLGAAGSLYAARGAAPLTVPAPRVDAVDSTGAGDTFVGTLAVALAEGRPMPEALAWASAAAALSVQRIGATSSMPYRSEIDAEAAPYTHHAQSTS